One Arcobacter sp. F155 DNA window includes the following coding sequences:
- a CDS encoding AraC family transcriptional regulator, protein MNKLLNNILFTNVKESNKNFSMHFHDTYSIGITHQGLYKSRNKNNTFDFYANSTRVNNPYELHGGISQNWFNHYFYPSVELMSEIYFEIFYEKKEPIFEKHIINDLLLYSKLRDVFESVIYKKDYIELETYCIDALSYLIKNYTVVGKQLDSHFNNNIVISKSIELINDTLYNSPSLDELSTNIGLSKYHFIRIFKEEIGLTPHQYIINKKVENARKLIEKGYSIIEASIESGFNDQSHFNRNFKRIFDFSPTWINKNRNFILYNNY, encoded by the coding sequence ATGAATAAATTATTGAATAATATTCTTTTCACTAATGTAAAAGAATCTAATAAAAATTTTAGTATGCATTTCCATGATACTTATTCTATAGGTATTACACATCAAGGTTTATATAAATCTAGAAATAAGAATAATACATTTGACTTTTATGCAAACTCTACAAGAGTAAACAATCCATATGAACTTCATGGAGGTATATCACAAAATTGGTTTAACCATTATTTTTATCCTTCTGTTGAATTGATGAGTGAAATTTATTTTGAGATTTTTTATGAGAAGAAAGAGCCTATATTTGAAAAGCATATTATTAATGATTTACTTTTATATTCAAAATTAAGAGATGTCTTTGAATCTGTAATATATAAAAAAGATTATATTGAATTAGAAACATACTGTATCGATGCCTTGTCTTATTTAATTAAAAATTATACAGTAGTTGGAAAACAGTTAGATAGTCATTTCAACAATAATATAGTTATTTCTAAAAGCATAGAATTGATAAACGATACTTTATACAACTCCCCAAGTTTAGATGAACTATCAACTAATATAGGATTGAGTAAATATCATTTTATACGAATATTTAAAGAAGAAATTGGATTAACTCCTCATCAATATATAATAAATAAAAAAGTTGAAAATGCAAGAAAGCTAATAGAGAAAGGTTACAGTATAATTGAGGCATCAATTGAGTCTGGATTTAATGACCAATCTCACTTTAATAGAAACTTCAAACGAATCTTTGATTTTTCTCCTACATGGATAAACAAAAACCGCAACTTTATTCTATACAATAATTACTAA